TGTCAACAAGAGGAGCTAACGTTTTTTCGTCCGCTTTCGATACTACTACTGATAAACATTTATCCATCGCATCAAGATCTCTTTCTTTTTTCATACCCAGTTGTTTTTTCACCGTATCAACAAGGGGAGCCAACGTATTTTTATTTGCTTTTTGCGCTAGCGCTGCTAAAAATCCTAATGCTGCACTACGAACTCTCCCACTTGGGTCATTCAGTTTTTTTTGCAATGTATCGACAATGGTAGCCTGTTCTTCTTGACTCACACCTTCAACCACAAAGTCCTCAAGATAATTCAAATCATCGAACTTCGGTAGAGCTAATATAGTGGTAAGGTCTAATGAAGGCAGCGCAACCTTATTTATCGCGGCAGTCAGTTTTACCCCTTCCATTAGCTGCTTGATGCTTAATTGAGGATTTTCTAATTGAGACGAAAGTTTTCTGCCCAAGTAGGCCAAATGTTCATGATCATCCCCTATTAATAAAGATTGAGAACTGATGAGAATGGTCAATATTTTGACTTGAGTGGGATAAAACTCACTCCCCTTTTTGCTAAATAAAGCAAGCTCTATCGCTCTTTGCTGGCCTCTATTCTTACTCAACCATGCGGAAAAAAAATCTTCCGGAGTATCAAGATGGGTATACAGGTGTTCTAATACCTCCAGTGGTGCTTTTTTGAAAAATTTAGCATATTTTGACATGAGATCCACCCCGCGGACTATATAGTAGAGTACCACTGATAATAAATTATACACTCAAGTCATAAATTAATCAAAATAGCAAGCATTAAGCGACCAGAGTGACATTGACTCCTGTGTGCGTCAGAAAATAATATTTCTTAAGAAATCAATTATGTCATGTTTGTTAAATTTTTTAGGGAGAAGAGAATGAATAATCAAGTTGTGCGGTAGAAATCATGATTTATGCTTAAGCTTTTCCAGATCATCTTTCACCCGGCGAGTCGCTTGGCGACCTTCGCGTATAGTTTCTTGCGAACGATCGAACTCCATAAGACCAATATAGCCAAGCTTCGGTGTGATGAGAACGTCGGGCGGGTCCTCTGCCATGCGCGAATAAGTGATGCGATCCTGCATAATATTAATGGAGCCAGCGATCACATCGAAGAGACCGGGTTCAGAGATTTTCTTTTTACGAAGGGAGGAAATAAATGAATCCAGCCTAATGTTGAAATCAGCCTTTAGCTTGGATGCCCACATAGCGGTGTTTGGATCATGCGTTTCAACATATTCCAATTTCTTTTTGTCATCGTGATTATCAGCTGGTGCATCACTGTGAGGTCGGGAGAAATGTCTGCCAACAAGATCACTATTTAGATTAACGGCAATGACATAATCGGCCCCCATAGCGCGCGCTAATGAAATAGGTACAGGATTCACTAGGCCCCCATCCAGCATAATATCGTGTTTTAAAGCAAAAGGTGCAAAAATTCCAGGAAGAGCCATGGAGGCTCGCACCGCGTCGAGTAAGGAACCATCGCGCAACCAGTGCTCTTTCCCATTAAAGAGCGATGTTGCAACACACGCAAAGGGAACGTTTAGATCCTCTATATTAGGATTGCCGATTTGTTTTTCAATAGCAATCATCAGAGGTTTCCCCTGGATAAAACCGCCACCAGCCATGCGGACATCTAATAATTTTAGAATATCAACACGTCTAAGCGTGAAAATCCATTCCTCAAATTCGTCGAGGTGACCTGATGCATAAGCGCCCCCGACCACAGCACCTATGGATGAGCCTGTAACCAGATCCGGTTTTATGCCCATGTTTGCCAATTCGCGAATAACACCTATGTGTGCCCAGCCACGTGCTGACCCACTGCCCAATACTAGTCCTATTTTGGGTCTTGCCATATCCGTCTCCTACTTTGGCATGCATAAACCTATGAAAAAAATAATTGCTAAGCTTATGGTAAACTTTCTTCTTATGCCATCAAAGCCAGTGTTTTACGGAAACGCGTCATGGATACTGAAAATAAAACCGTTCCAATCAATGTCAAAGCAAGGAACTGTGGCCATACAATCATTAAACCGGCACCTCGAAATAATATTGCTTGTGCGAGCATAACAAAATGTGTATTAGGCGTAGCCAGCATAATATTTTGAATGAACTCTGGCATACTTTCACGCGGTGTTAAACCACCAGAGAGAATCTGCATTGGTATAAGAATTAAAATCACAAGTAGTGCAAATTGAGGCATGGACCGCGCAAAAGTTCCAAGAAAGATACCTAAAGAAGTAGTGACAAACAAGAAAAACAATGAACTTACCATGAATAAAAAAAGGGAACCATCAATAGGCATAGAAATGAGAAGTCGAATGATCAACTCTATTGAAAAAAAGCTGCAGATGATTACCACGAGCGTCATAGCCCATATTTTACTTGCCATAATTTCGAAAGGAGTGACCGGCATCACCAGCAAATGCTCGACAGTCCCATGTTCCCTTTCCCGAATCAATGCTGCTCCTGTTAGGATAATCGAAAGTATGGTGATGTCATTGATGAGCTCCATCACCGCACCGAACCAACTTTCCTTCAATTCGGGATTGAACATTATCCTAAAAGGAACGTCTATTGCTAGCGGTTTATTCGAGCGATGACCTTGCATAAAAGCATTGACCTCACCCATAATAATTTGTTGGATATCTTCATTGCCGGTTAAGGCTTGGGAAATCCTTGTTGCATCGATGTATAATTGGATAGCCGGTTTTTTTCTTGCACGCACATCTTGCTCAAATTTAGATGGAATGATGATCGAAAAAGTATCAAGGCCAGCGTTTATCCTATCATCTATTTTATTAAAGGTGGTTAGAGTAGGTGCTGTAAAATAAGGAGGATAAAATGCGTCAATAATTCTTTTCGACAGCTGAGATTGATCCTCATCTACGATTGAAATAGGGGCATTGTGAAGAGTATCGGGTAAAGACATGGCAGCACTGTAGATACTGATAGTGAAAGCAAATAAAATAAGTCCTATCAAAATCGGATCTCGCAGAAGACTGATTAACTCCTTAATACCAAGATAGTATATATTTCTAATACTCATATTCAACGCTCTTGCTTTCTCAAAAATGCGACACTAAACCCCAACAATATAGGAATCATAGAAAGTAAGGGAATGAACCACATATAAAGATTATTAAAACCAAGTCCTTTAGAAAAAACACCTCGAGTAATAACCAAATAATACGATGTTGGAAATATATATCCTATGAACGCTCCAATTCCCTCTAAAGAAGAAACGGGATCGATCAGTCCGGAGAAATGGATAGTTGGCAAAATAGTCAAAATACTCGTCCCAAAAATAGCCGCGGTTTGGCTTTTGGTAAAGCATGAAAACAAAAGTCCAATAGAAGTTGATACAATAACAAATAGTAACGTGCCAACCAAAAGCGTAAAGAAGTTTCCTTTAATTGGCACATCAAAAACAAGATATGCTAATACAACCATTAGGAAAAAATTTATTATCCCTAAAAATACATAAGGAATTTGTTTGCCGATTAAAAACTCTAGTCGCCTAACGGGTGTGACATAAAGATTAACAATAGAACCAAGCTCCTTTTCTCTCACAACTGAAAGCGCGCTGAGTATTGCTGGAATCAACATCAAGAGAATCCCAAATACTGCTGGCACGATTGCTTTCACACTTTTAATATCTGGATTATAAAGGTAATGTGTTTGAATAGATATTGGCTCCCTGAGCTTATCGATCCCCAATCCCTTCCTTGTTGCATTAGCCAACCAATGCAAGTTCATCCCTAGTACATAGCCCCTGATAATTTCTGCACGTCTTGGCATCGCACCATCAATCCAAGTACCTATGCTGACCGATTTGCCATGCTGTATGTCTCGGGCAAAGTTGGGAGGGATTTCCATAGCCAAGCTAATATCACTGCTGCGCATGCGATGGTCCAAATCCTCATAGTCTTTAATGGGCGAGCGTTTAAAGAAGTAGCGAGAGCCGGAAATATTGTAAATATAGTCTCGGCTAATACCCGTCTGCTCTCTATCCAATACAGCAAAAGAGAGATTTTCCACATCTAAGCTGATTCCATAACCCAATGCCAACATCAAGATAGCGCTTCCTATAATGGACAGTGTTAAACGGATAGGATCCTGAAAAAGTTCCAATGCCTCTCTTCGAAGGTAGCTTATCATTCTCTGCAGGTTGAAAAAACCGGTGCCTTTTTTCAAACTTGGGCCTTTCTGTATGGAATCAACAGAGGTGGATATGGAAAAACTCTTATGAGTATTCATCTCTGTGTCAAGGGCGCCTGCATCCTCAAGGAATTTGATGAAAGTATCCTCCAATGTTTTTGCTTTACACTCTTCTACTAAAGCAGCTGGCGGGCCGCTGGCCAATACCCGTCCTTCATGCATCAAGGAAATTCTATCGCAGCGCTCGGCTTCATTCATAAAATGGGTAGAAATGAAAATAGTGACTTTATCATCTCGAGAAAGTTCGATTATTGTTTGCCAAAACGCATCGCGCGCGATGGGGTCCACGCCCGAAGTCGGTTCGTCTAAAATCAATATCTCCGGACTATGGATCATGGCCACCGCTAAAGACAGCCTTTGGCGAACCCCCATAGGGAGAGATTCCGGAAGGCTATTTCTCTCTACATCAAGCCCAAAACGATGAATGATTTTATCCACTTTTTCATTAACGTGCTCTTCCGCTATACCGAAAAGACGCGCATGCAGGATCAGGTTTTGCTTTACCGTGAGCTCTGAGTAAAGGGAGAATGACTGGGTCATATAGCCAACGCGCTTGCGGGTTTCTATATCATTTGGATCCAGAGTGCGACCAAACAGCTTTGCTTCTCCTTCACTCTGAGGCAAAAGACCTGTCAACATCTTCATTGTGGTTGTCTTCCCGCAACCATTAGATCCTAAAAAACCAAAGATCTCGCCCCGTTCTATCCGGAAGCTCACATGATCGACGGCAGTGAAATCACCGAACCTCATTGTTAAGTTGTGGGCCTCTATGGCAATATCGGAAATACCCTCCTTTTTTCTAGGTACAATAACAACCGGCTCATAATCTTTGAGCTCATCGTCTGGAAGCATGGCGATAAAGGCATCTTCCATCGAGGAGGAACCTTTCCTTTCCAAAAACTCCGCAACCTTTCCTGTAAAAAGAATACGTCCCGCGTTCATGGCTATTAGCCAGTCAAAACGCGCAGCCTCTTCCATATATGCAGTTGCAACTAAAACGCTCATGCCAGAATGCGATGCGCGAATGCTGTCTATAAGTTCCCAAAATTGACGACGAGATAGTGGATCCACTCCCGTAGTTGGTTCATCGAGGATCAATATATCGGGTTCATGAATCAACGCGCAGCAGATTCCTAGCTTTTGCTTCATACCGCCTGAAAGTTTGCCAGCAGGACGGTTTGCAAAAGGAGACAATCCAGTTGCCATCAAAAGGTCGTTGATACGCTGCTTTCGCTCTTCTAAGTTAAGGCCAAATAGACGCCCAAAAAAATCGACATTCTCGAAAACGGATAGGGTCGGATAGAGATTTTTGCCAAGCCCTTGGGGCATATAAGCGATTCTGGGACAGACCATCTCACGATGTCGCGTATCAGACATATCCCCTCCAAAAAGCTCGATCTTGCCCTTCTGGATTTTACGTGCACCGGCAATAAGTGATAAGAGGCTTGACTTTCCGACGCCATCCGAACCTATTATTCCAACGGTACATGCTGATGGAATATCAAGATCAACAGCGTCTAACGCAGTAACATTTCCATAACGCAATGTAACTTCGCGTATCCGCGCAACGGACTGCATTGATGAGGATGAGGCATCGGCTTGAATACTCATTTATTTACCTTAACATAACCGGGCCATGGTTTATTAGGATTAAGGCGTAGATAATCTGGCCATGGTTTTTGGGGATTAAGACGAATATAAGTCATTCCAGGCAATCCTGTTTTGACTAGGGCGATATGCTTTTGAAGAAGCTCTTTAGGAATCCTGGCTTTTATTCGGAACATGAGTTTTTCTCGTTCAGAAGTCGTTTCAACTGTTTTCGGGGTAAATTGAGCAACATCTGAAATGAACGATATGTTTGCGGGAATGACATCTTGCGGTGCCGCATCGAGCACAATCCTCGCCTCTTCCCCAATTGCCACACGTCCTGCATATACTGTAGGAAGAAAGAAAGTCATATAGACATCACTTAGATCCACCAGGTTCAATACAGGAGAACCAGCAGACACTACTTCACCCGGCTGAGCCACTCGGTACTGTACTCGTCCATCGCGTGGAGTTTTTAGCGCGCTGTCGTTTATATCTGCTTGCACGCGCTCGACTGAGCCTTTTGCTGTTGTAACAGCCGCTTCAGCTCCGATAACTTCTCGTTCTGCCGTTACAATAGCTGCTTGGGCAGCTTCAACATGAGCAAAAGAAGCATTTTTTGCGGCAATTGCACTTTCATAAGCGGCCTTATTATCATCAACTTCCTGCTTTGAAGTCGCACCTTCTAAAACAAGCTTAGAAGAGCGCCTCAACCTTTTCTTAGCGACTTCAAATTCAGCCTCTCTTTGTTTTAAAACAGCATCAGCAGAAACCTTTTCATTTTTTGATTGATTCAGCTTGCTTTGGTTTATTGCGACAGCACTTCGCGCCATAAGCAACTGACCTTTAGCTTCTTTGAGCCGCGCATCCAGGACATCGGTCTCCATTTGCACCAAAACCTGTCCGACTTTTACATAATCCCCTTCGTCCACAAAAATGTCCTTAACCTTTCCGGGCATTCGCGGAGCAATATTAATTTCAGTAGCCTCAATTCGACCATTTCCGCTGATAATATTTGCATTTTTACTTGTCAGATAGTTGTACCAAATAATAAAACCCACAATTACGATAACCAATATTCCTAGTATCTTTACCCACGTTTTTTTTTCTATAGTCATTAACCGTTTCTTTATTTCTTCTATAGTCATTATCTTTCCTTATTTAAGCATCCCGGCGACAAACTGATAGACTAGTTCTGATTATCTACGGTATCCTCCGCCTAATGCAGCATATAAGTTAATTCGGCTGGCAAGAAGGGCGTATCGTGTTTGCACAAGAGCTTGCTCAGCAGAGAACTTGTCTCGCTCAGCATCAAGAACTTCAAGATATGGCGAAGTACCCACTTGGTATCTAGACCATGCCAAACGCGTGCGCTCCCTTTGTGAAGCTAATGCTTTATTTTGAACAATAATTTGTTTTATCAGCCATGTACGATTAGCTAGTGCATCAGCAACTTCGCGAAAAGCAACTTGTATTCTATGTTCATATTCTGCAACCGCTAGATTTCGGCGTGATTTTGCAAGGCCAAGATCAGACATGTTTCTTCCCCAATCAAATATCGGAAGGGTGATATTTGGAAAATAAGCCCATATTTTAGTTCCTGGGCTAAACAAGTTGCTCAGTTCATTGCTGGCTGTACCGTATGCACCCGTCAGCGTAATCCTGGGGAAAAAAGCTGCCCTCGCCGCGCCAATGTTTGCATTGGCTGCTTTTAATCTATGTTCAGCGGCAATCACATCGGGTCGGTTGTACAATAATTCTGAAGGTAGTCCAGAAGAAATCCTTTTTGTATAATAGGGTTCAACCAAAGAAAGTCTCCCCTGATTGACAGGTATCTGAGTCCCCACAAGAAGGGTCATCGCATTCCAATTCAACTCACGCTTACGCTCAAGTACAGTGAGATCTGAATTCGCCTGCTGCAAAAGTGTTTCTGCTTGAACTACTTCAAACTTTGATGAAGAGCCTTCTTCGAAGCGTCGTTTCATTAGATGATATGATTCTTTACGACTCTTAATGGTTTTTAGGGTGATACGAATCAAATCGCTCAGCTCACGCTCTGTTAGATAGGTGGTGGCGACTTGCTCTATCAGGCTTATGAACGTGGCATGTTCTGCTTCTTCCGTCGCTAAATAATTTTCTAACGCCGCATCCTTCAAATTTCTAAGGCGCCCCCAAAAATCGACCTCCCACGAACTCAAACTAAGAGCACCCAAATAAGCTGAAAAAACAAATGGATTTACATTGGGTACCAAATTACCTGGCAACCCGACTCTAAGGCTTGGAGCATTTGCATTCAGAGTGGGAAACAAATCAGCCTTTTGTAAGCCATACATCGCTCTTGCTTCGCCCATCCGTTCTATAGCTGTTCTCAAATCCCGATTATTTTTTAACGACAACTCGATCAATTGTTTTAGAGCTGGGTCAGTGAAGAAATTTTGCCAGTCAAGCTGTTGGATGTTCGTGCATTTCTGCTGACATGTTCCTCTAGGGTATTTTTCTGCGACAGGTATGGAAGGCCTTATATATTTAGGAGCAAATGAACACCCGAATAGCATTACAGAAATGCAGAAGAATAGGCATGTTTGAGATAAAGATTGAATAGCTTTTGAAAGCATCCATGCCTCTCAGTCAATAATCAAAGCGTCAAAACGAGTGGTTCACGTTACAACACTCATAGGAAGCAAGTCAAGATAACCGGGCAAGGGCATCAAAGTTTAAACTCCTAGGGGTAGTTTTTGAGAGGAACCTAAGGAACTGACCGACTAGAGTCTAACTTCGCTGAAAAAAACAATTTGTATATTAAAAGCGTAAAAATACCCGTTAGGGCACAAAAAATACTCGCTAGCAGTATACCCAATCGAGCTGAATTAATAAGATTTTCATTGAACGCTAAATTAGCTATAAAAATAGCCATTGTAAATCCGATGCCAGTCAATATACTGCCGCAAGTTAACAATATCCAGTTAAGATCTTTGGGTCTCTTCGCTAACCCAAGGAACTCAGCGATAAAGCTAAAACCCAAAACCCCTATAGGTTTTCCCAGAATGAATCCTAAAAATATAGCTAAGGTAACTTCATTAGTAAAATCAGAAAAAGATATGAGCACTCCTGCATTAGCTAGTGCAAATAAAGGCAATATTAGATACCCAATCCATGGGTGTAATAAAATTTCCAGTCGCTCAATCGGTGACAGGGTTTCACGAATAGCTAATTCAGCTATGTGTAATGCCTTGCGATCCTCTGTATCTCCACTCCAATGCTCTCCTGGTGGATAAGAAACCATATGCTTTAAAATTTTGTGCAATCGTTTATCATTTATCCATGTATCAGTAGGGGTCATTAATCCAAGGATAACGCCAGTAATGGTGGGATGAATGCCTGATGCATCAACTGAAATCCATATGAGGATTCCCCCCAAAAAAAATACAATTATACTGCGAATCCCTAATTTTCCCATTAGATACACGAGAACAAACCCTATTACTGATGTCACCAGTGCCGTCCAAGAAATCCCATCACTATAACCAATAGTAACAACCAGGATTGCGCCAATGTCATCAATAATAGCCAATGACAACATGAACATCCGAAGACTTTGAGGAATATGTTTACTAAATAATGCTAAGCATCCAATCACAAAGGCAGTATCTGTCGCCATAACAGTACCCCACCCATTCTGTCCTGGTCCACCTGATTGGAGTAAGAGGTAACATAAAGCAGGTACAAGCATTCCACCCAAAGCCGCGATAATAGGAAGAGCAGCTATTTTAGGCTGACGTAACTCGCCAAATACCAATTCTCTCTTTAGTTCTAACGACACAAAAAAGAAAAATAAGGTCATTAACCCATCATTTATCCAATCATGGATTGGACGAGAAAATTCAATATTTCCCAAGCGAATGCCTAAGGATATGTCCCAAATGGATAAAAAAGATTCTGACCAAGAGGAGTTGGCCATAATTAGTGAGATAACAGTGGACAATAATAGTAAGCCGGCTGTACTTGTCTCAATACGAATAAATCGATCTAATGGT
This Legionella fallonii LLAP-10 DNA region includes the following protein-coding sequences:
- the rbbA gene encoding ribosome-associated ATPase/putative transporter RbbA, which produces MSIQADASSSSMQSVARIREVTLRYGNVTALDAVDLDIPSACTVGIIGSDGVGKSSLLSLIAGARKIQKGKIELFGGDMSDTRHREMVCPRIAYMPQGLGKNLYPTLSVFENVDFFGRLFGLNLEERKQRINDLLMATGLSPFANRPAGKLSGGMKQKLGICCALIHEPDILILDEPTTGVDPLSRRQFWELIDSIRASHSGMSVLVATAYMEEAARFDWLIAMNAGRILFTGKVAEFLERKGSSSMEDAFIAMLPDDELKDYEPVVIVPRKKEGISDIAIEAHNLTMRFGDFTAVDHVSFRIERGEIFGFLGSNGCGKTTTMKMLTGLLPQSEGEAKLFGRTLDPNDIETRKRVGYMTQSFSLYSELTVKQNLILHARLFGIAEEHVNEKVDKIIHRFGLDVERNSLPESLPMGVRQRLSLAVAMIHSPEILILDEPTSGVDPIARDAFWQTIIELSRDDKVTIFISTHFMNEAERCDRISLMHEGRVLASGPPAALVEECKAKTLEDTFIKFLEDAGALDTEMNTHKSFSISTSVDSIQKGPSLKKGTGFFNLQRMISYLRREALELFQDPIRLTLSIIGSAILMLALGYGISLDVENLSFAVLDREQTGISRDYIYNISGSRYFFKRSPIKDYEDLDHRMRSSDISLAMEIPPNFARDIQHGKSVSIGTWIDGAMPRRAEIIRGYVLGMNLHWLANATRKGLGIDKLREPISIQTHYLYNPDIKSVKAIVPAVFGILLMLIPAILSALSVVREKELGSIVNLYVTPVRRLEFLIGKQIPYVFLGIINFFLMVVLAYLVFDVPIKGNFFTLLVGTLLFVIVSTSIGLLFSCFTKSQTAAIFGTSILTILPTIHFSGLIDPVSSLEGIGAFIGYIFPTSYYLVITRGVFSKGLGFNNLYMWFIPLLSMIPILLGFSVAFLRKQER
- a CDS encoding ABC transporter permease, translated to MSIRNIYYLGIKELISLLRDPILIGLILFAFTISIYSAAMSLPDTLHNAPISIVDEDQSQLSKRIIDAFYPPYFTAPTLTTFNKIDDRINAGLDTFSIIIPSKFEQDVRARKKPAIQLYIDATRISQALTGNEDIQQIIMGEVNAFMQGHRSNKPLAIDVPFRIMFNPELKESWFGAVMELINDITILSIILTGAALIREREHGTVEHLLVMPVTPFEIMASKIWAMTLVVIICSFFSIELIIRLLISMPIDGSLFLFMVSSLFFLFVTTSLGIFLGTFARSMPQFALLVILILIPMQILSGGLTPRESMPEFIQNIMLATPNTHFVMLAQAILFRGAGLMIVWPQFLALTLIGTVLFSVSMTRFRKTLALMA
- a CDS encoding patatin-like phospholipase family protein, yielding MARPKIGLVLGSGSARGWAHIGVIRELANMGIKPDLVTGSSIGAVVGGAYASGHLDEFEEWIFTLRRVDILKLLDVRMAGGGFIQGKPLMIAIEKQIGNPNIEDLNVPFACVATSLFNGKEHWLRDGSLLDAVRASMALPGIFAPFALKHDIMLDGGLVNPVPISLARAMGADYVIAVNLNSDLVGRHFSRPHSDAPADNHDDKKKLEYVETHDPNTAMWASKLKADFNIRLDSFISSLRKKKISEPGLFDVIAGSINIMQDRITYSRMAEDPPDVLITPKLGYIGLMEFDRSQETIREGRQATRRVKDDLEKLKHKS
- a CDS encoding efflux transporter outer membrane subunit → MLSKAIQSLSQTCLFFCISVMLFGCSFAPKYIRPSIPVAEKYPRGTCQQKCTNIQQLDWQNFFTDPALKQLIELSLKNNRDLRTAIERMGEARAMYGLQKADLFPTLNANAPSLRVGLPGNLVPNVNPFVFSAYLGALSLSSWEVDFWGRLRNLKDAALENYLATEEAEHATFISLIEQVATTYLTERELSDLIRITLKTIKSRKESYHLMKRRFEEGSSSKFEVVQAETLLQQANSDLTVLERKRELNWNAMTLLVGTQIPVNQGRLSLVEPYYTKRISSGLPSELLYNRPDVIAAEHRLKAANANIGAARAAFFPRITLTGAYGTASNELSNLFSPGTKIWAYFPNITLPIFDWGRNMSDLGLAKSRRNLAVAEYEHRIQVAFREVADALANRTWLIKQIIVQNKALASQRERTRLAWSRYQVGTSPYLEVLDAERDKFSAEQALVQTRYALLASRINLYAALGGGYRR
- the nhaA gene encoding Na+/H+ antiporter NhaA gives rise to the protein MPLNPQLPKEPIHWISKPLDRFIRIETSTAGLLLLSTVISLIMANSSWSESFLSIWDISLGIRLGNIEFSRPIHDWINDGLMTLFFFFVSLELKRELVFGELRQPKIAALPIIAALGGMLVPALCYLLLQSGGPGQNGWGTVMATDTAFVIGCLALFSKHIPQSLRMFMLSLAIIDDIGAILVVTIGYSDGISWTALVTSVIGFVLVYLMGKLGIRSIIVFFLGGILIWISVDASGIHPTITGVILGLMTPTDTWINDKRLHKILKHMVSYPPGEHWSGDTEDRKALHIAELAIRETLSPIERLEILLHPWIGYLILPLFALANAGVLISFSDFTNEVTLAIFLGFILGKPIGVLGFSFIAEFLGLAKRPKDLNWILLTCGSILTGIGFTMAIFIANLAFNENLINSARLGILLASIFCALTGIFTLLIYKLFFSAKLDSSRSVP
- a CDS encoding HlyD family secretion protein, which produces MTIEEIKKRLMTIEKKTWVKILGILVIVIVGFIIWYNYLTSKNANIISGNGRIEATEINIAPRMPGKVKDIFVDEGDYVKVGQVLVQMETDVLDARLKEAKGQLLMARSAVAINQSKLNQSKNEKVSADAVLKQREAEFEVAKKRLRRSSKLVLEGATSKQEVDDNKAAYESAIAAKNASFAHVEAAQAAIVTAEREVIGAEAAVTTAKGSVERVQADINDSALKTPRDGRVQYRVAQPGEVVSAGSPVLNLVDLSDVYMTFFLPTVYAGRVAIGEEARIVLDAAPQDVIPANISFISDVAQFTPKTVETTSEREKLMFRIKARIPKELLQKHIALVKTGLPGMTYIRLNPQKPWPDYLRLNPNKPWPGYVKVNK